One Anser cygnoides isolate HZ-2024a breed goose chromosome 4, Taihu_goose_T2T_genome, whole genome shotgun sequence genomic region harbors:
- the DUSP4 gene encoding dual specificity protein phosphatase 4: protein MVATEGLREMEGSALRRLVGRDEASPGPGGGGPGRCLVLDCRPFLAHSAGHIRGALNVRCNTIVRRRAKGAVSLEQILPAEGEVRARLRAGLYAAVVVYDERSPRAEALRDDSTVALVVRALRRDSARADIRLLAGGYERFASEYPEFCAKTKTLSSISPLSSAEPLDLGFSSCGTPLHDQGGPVEILPFLYLGSAYHAARRDMLDALGITALLNVSSDCPNHFEGHYQYKCIPVEDNHKADISSWFMEAIEYIDSVKECCGRVLVHCQAGISRSATICLAYLMMKKRVRLEEAFEFVKQRRSIISPNFSFMGQLLQFESQVLATSCAVEAASPSGTLRERGKATSTPNSQFVFSFPVSVGVHATPSSLPYLHSPITMSPSC from the exons atGGTGGCCACCGAGGGGCTGCGGGAGATGGAGGGCAGCGCCCTGCGGCGCCTGGTGGGCCGCGACGAGGCGAGCCCCGGGCCCGGGGGAGGCGGCCCCGGGCGGTGCCTGGTGCTGGACTGCCGCCCCTTCCTGGCGCACAGCGCCGGCCACATCCGCGGGGCGCTCAACGTGCGCTGCAACACGATCGTGCGGCGGCGGGCCAAGGGGGCCGTGAGCCTGGAGCAGATCCTGCCGGCCGAGGGCGAGGTGCGGGCGCGGCTCCGCGCCGGGCTGTACGCCGCCGTGGTGGTGTACGACGAGCGCAGCCCCCGCGCCGAGGCCCTGCGCGACGACAGCACCGTGGCGCTGGTGGTGCGCGCCCTCCGTCGCGACTCGGCGCGCGCCGACATCCGCCTGCTCGCAG GGGGTTATGAGCGTTTTGCCTCAGAGTATCCTGAGTTCTGTGCCAAAACCAAGACCCTGAGCAGTATTTCACCCCTCAGCAGCGCCGAGCCCCTGGATTTGGGCTTCAGTTCCTGTGGGACTCCCCTTCACGACCAG GGTGGCCCCGTAGaaatccttcccttcctctACCTTGGCAGCGCCTACCACGCTGCGCGGCGGGACATGCTCGACGCGCTGGGCATCACGGCGCTGCTGAACGTCTCCTCCGACTGCCCCAACCACTTCGAGGGGCACTACCAGTACAAGTGCATCCCCGTGGAGGACAACCACAAAGCCGACATCAGCTCGTGGTTCATGGAGGCCATCGAGTACATCG ACTCGGTGAAGGAGTGCTGCGGCCGGGTCCTCGTCCACTGCCAGGCCGGCATCTCCCGCTCGGCCACCATCTGCTTGGCTTACCTGATGATGAAGAAGCGCGTCAGGCTGGAAGAGGCCTTCGAATTCGTCAAGCAGCGCCGCAGCATCATCTCCCCCAACTTCAGCttcatggggcagctgctgcagtttgAGTCACAGGTGTTGGCCACCTCCTGCGCAGTGGAAGCTGCCAGCCCCTCGGGGACATTGCGGGAGCGGGGCAAGGCCACCTCCACCCCCAACTCCCAGTTTGTCTTCAGCTTCCCTGTCTCTGTCGGCGTCCACgccacccccagcagcctcccgtACCTGCACAGCCCCATCACGATGTCACCCAGCTGTTAG